From a region of the Arvicanthis niloticus isolate mArvNil1 chromosome 6, mArvNil1.pat.X, whole genome shotgun sequence genome:
- the Zmynd15 gene encoding zinc finger MYND domain-containing protein 15 isoform X2 codes for MEFVSGYRDEFLDFAALLFGWFRKFVAERGTMGTSLEGRWRQLESQIRRLPQDPALWVLHVLPNRSVGISLGQGAEPGPGPGLGASRLLGDEPPLHLRDLSPYVSFVSLEDGEEGEEEEDEEHGEERPGTEKAEPQEGGEPAPPSKEFPQEAKPAPESGVTHQEASCDEGCREERPEDDRVSEKRRGRKNEAAPLHLSCLLLVTDEHGTILGIDLLMDGAQGSVGQSPRTENLAPRAYALLCHSMACPMGSGDPRKPRQLTVGDAHLHRELESLVPRLGVKLAKTPMRTWGPRPGFTFASLRARTCHVCHKHSFEVKLTPCPQCSAVLYCGEACLQADWRRCPDDVSHRFWCPRLAAFMERAGELASLPFTYTAEVTSETFNKEAFLASRGLTRGYWTQLSMLIPGPGVPTNPWGSTPSLSCLLNGDPYQLLQGDGPALMPPVPLDPPRSLFGSWQDYYTWRGLSLDSPMAVLLTYPLTVYYVITHLVPQSFPELNIQNKQSLKIHVVEAGKEFDLVMVFWLLVLLPHVALELQFVGDSLPPESDQQHFTLQRDGPEASVRPGSGVSARLSSGTKEKGGRRDLQIRVSTRPYHLLQGPKPDLVIGFNSGFGLKDTWLSSLPRLQSLRVPAFFTESSEYGCVMDDQTMAVATGGGTSSPQPNPFRSPFRLRAADNCMPWYCNAFIFHLVYKPPQGGTVRSAPGPAPRPPTPAAPPVPARRRRGEKKAARGSRRRR; via the exons ATGGAGTTTGTGTCTGGATACCGAGATGAGTTCCTCGATTTCGCTGCTCTTCTCTTTGGCTGGTTCCGAAAGTTTGTAGCAGAGAGAGGGACCATGGGGACCAGCCTTGAGGGCCGATGGCGTCAACTGGAGTCTCAGATAAGGAGGCTGCCTCAGGACCCTGCCCTTTGGGTGCTCCACGTCTTACCAAACCGCAGTGTGGGCATCAGCCTGGGGCAAGGTGCAGAGCCTGGTCCTGGGCCAGGCCTAGGGGCTTCTCGGCTCCTGGGAGATGAGCCTCCGCTTCACCTGCGAGACCTGAGTCCTTATGTCAGTTTTGTCAGCctagaggatggggaggaaggggaggaggaggaagatgaggagcatggagaggagagaccaggcaCAGAAAAGGCAGAACCACAGGAGGGCGGGGAGCCAGCCCCTCCAAGCAAGGAATTCCCCCAAGAAGCAAAGCCTGCTCCCGAGTCAGGGGTGACCCATCAGGAGGCAAGTTGTGATGAAGGCTGCAGAGAGGAGCGACCAGAAGATGACAGGGTGtctgaaaagaggagaggacggaagaaTG AGGCTGCCCCCCTGCACCTCTCCTGCCTTTTGTTGGTGACAGATGAGCATGGCACCATCTTGGGCATTGATCTGCTAATGGATGGAGCCCAGGGAAGTGTAGGCCAGAGCCCAAGGACTGAGAATCTGGCTCCTCGGGCCTATGCTCTCCTTTGTCATAGCATGGCCTGCCCCATGGGCTCTGGAGACCCCCGCAAGCCCCGACAGCTTACTGTAGGAGATGCCCATCTGCATCG AGAGCTGGAGAGCCTGGTCCCAAGGCTGGGTGTGAAGTTAGCAAAAACCCCAATGCGAACATGGGGTCCTCGGCCAGGGTTTACTTTTGCCTCCCTTCGGGCTCGAACTTGCCATGTTTGTCACAAGCACAGCTTTGAAGTGAAGTTGACACCCTG CCCCCAGTGCAGTGCAGTCTTGTACTGTGGAGAGGCTTGTCTCCAGGCTGATTGGCGGCGATGCCCAGATGACGTGAGCCACCGATTTTGGTGCCCAAGGCTTGCAGCTTTCATGGAGCGGGCAGGAGAACTGGCAAGTTTGCCTTTCACCTATACTGCAG AGGTTACCAGTGAAACCTTTAACAAGGAAGCTTTCCTGGCCTCTCGAGGCCTCACTCGTGGCTATTGGACCCAGCTCAGCATGCTGATTCCAGGGCCGGGTGTCCCCACGAACCCCTGGGGCAGCACACCATCCCTCAGCTGCCTTCTCAATG GTGATCCTTACCAGCTTCTGCAGGGAGATGGGCCTGCCTTGATGCCTCCAGTGCCCCTAGACCCACCCAGGAGCCTCTTTG GTTCATGGCAGGATTACTACACGTGGCGGGGCCTTAGCCTGGACTCCCCCATGGCTGTGCTTCTCACCTACCCACTGACCGTGTACTATGTCATCACCCACCTGGTACCCCAGTCCT TCCCTGAGCTCAACATCCAGAATAAACAGTCCCTGAAGATCCACGTGGTGGAGGCTGGCAAGGAATTCGATCTTGTCATGGTGTTTTGG CTCTTGGTCCTTCTCCCCCATGTGGCCCTGGAGCTACAGTTTGTGGGTGACAGCCTGCCACCTGAGAGTGACCAGCAGCATTTTACTTTGCAGAGG GATGGCCCTGAGGCGTCTGTGCGTCCTGGTTCTGGAGTATCAGCACGGCTCAGCTCTGGGACTAAGGAGAAGGGAGGTCGAAGGGATCTGCAAATCAGGGTGTCTACCAGGCCCTATCACCTGCTCCAGGGACCCAAGCCTGACCTGGTTATTG GATTTAACTCTGGCTTTGGTCTCAAGGACACATGGCTGAGTTCTCTACCCCGCTTACAG TCTCTCCGAGTGCCAGCTTTCTTCACTGAGAGCAGCGAGTACGGCTGTGTGATGGACGATCAGACCATGGCAGTGGCCACAGGAGGGGGCACCAGCTCGCCACAGCCCAACCCCTTCCGCTCCCCATTCCGCCTTAGAGCAGCTGACAACTGCATGCCGTG GTACTGCAACGCCTTCATCTTCCATTTGGTTTACAAGCCTCCCCAAGGCGGCACCGTCCGATCGGCTCCCGGCCCTGCTCCTCGACCCCCAACTCCGGCTGCTCCTCCTGTCCCGGCTCGAAGGCGCCgaggagaaaagaaagctgcACGCGGGTCCCGCCGGCGCAGATGA
- the Zmynd15 gene encoding zinc finger MYND domain-containing protein 15 isoform X3 gives MEFVSGYRDEFLDFAALLFGWFRKFVAERGTMGTSLEGRWRQLESQIRRLPQDPALWVLHVLPNRSVGISLGQGAEPGPGPGLGASRLLGDEPPLHLRDLSPYVSFVSLEDGEEGEEEEDEEHGEERPGTEKAEPQEGGEPAPPSKEFPQEAKPAPESGVTHQEASCDEGCREERPEDDRVSEKRRGRKNEAAPLHLSCLLLVTDEHGTILGIDLLMDGAQGSVGQSPRTENLAPRAYALLCHSMACPMGSGDPRKPRQLTVGDAHLHRELESLVPRLGVKLAKTPMRTWGPRPGFTFASLRARTCHVCHKHSFEVKLTPCPQCSAVLYCGEACLQADWRRCPDDVSHRFWCPRLAAFMERAGELASLPFTYTAGDPYQLLQGDGPALMPPVPLDPPRSLFGSWQDYYTWRGLSLDSPMAVLLTYPLTVYYVITHLVPQSFPELNIQNKQSLKIHVVEAGKEFDLVMVFWELLVLLPHVALELQFVGDSLPPESDQQHFTLQRDGPEASVRPGSGVSARLSSGTKEKGGRRDLQIRVSTRPYHLLQGPKPDLVIGFNSGFGLKDTWLSSLPRLQSLRVPAFFTESSEYGCVMDDQTMAVATGGGTSSPQPNPFRSPFRLRAADNCMPWYCNAFIFHLVYKPPQGGTVRSAPGPAPRPPTPAAPPVPARRRRGEKKAARGSRRRR, from the exons ATGGAGTTTGTGTCTGGATACCGAGATGAGTTCCTCGATTTCGCTGCTCTTCTCTTTGGCTGGTTCCGAAAGTTTGTAGCAGAGAGAGGGACCATGGGGACCAGCCTTGAGGGCCGATGGCGTCAACTGGAGTCTCAGATAAGGAGGCTGCCTCAGGACCCTGCCCTTTGGGTGCTCCACGTCTTACCAAACCGCAGTGTGGGCATCAGCCTGGGGCAAGGTGCAGAGCCTGGTCCTGGGCCAGGCCTAGGGGCTTCTCGGCTCCTGGGAGATGAGCCTCCGCTTCACCTGCGAGACCTGAGTCCTTATGTCAGTTTTGTCAGCctagaggatggggaggaaggggaggaggaggaagatgaggagcatggagaggagagaccaggcaCAGAAAAGGCAGAACCACAGGAGGGCGGGGAGCCAGCCCCTCCAAGCAAGGAATTCCCCCAAGAAGCAAAGCCTGCTCCCGAGTCAGGGGTGACCCATCAGGAGGCAAGTTGTGATGAAGGCTGCAGAGAGGAGCGACCAGAAGATGACAGGGTGtctgaaaagaggagaggacggaagaaTG AGGCTGCCCCCCTGCACCTCTCCTGCCTTTTGTTGGTGACAGATGAGCATGGCACCATCTTGGGCATTGATCTGCTAATGGATGGAGCCCAGGGAAGTGTAGGCCAGAGCCCAAGGACTGAGAATCTGGCTCCTCGGGCCTATGCTCTCCTTTGTCATAGCATGGCCTGCCCCATGGGCTCTGGAGACCCCCGCAAGCCCCGACAGCTTACTGTAGGAGATGCCCATCTGCATCG AGAGCTGGAGAGCCTGGTCCCAAGGCTGGGTGTGAAGTTAGCAAAAACCCCAATGCGAACATGGGGTCCTCGGCCAGGGTTTACTTTTGCCTCCCTTCGGGCTCGAACTTGCCATGTTTGTCACAAGCACAGCTTTGAAGTGAAGTTGACACCCTG CCCCCAGTGCAGTGCAGTCTTGTACTGTGGAGAGGCTTGTCTCCAGGCTGATTGGCGGCGATGCCCAGATGACGTGAGCCACCGATTTTGGTGCCCAAGGCTTGCAGCTTTCATGGAGCGGGCAGGAGAACTGGCAAGTTTGCCTTTCACCTATACTGCAG GTGATCCTTACCAGCTTCTGCAGGGAGATGGGCCTGCCTTGATGCCTCCAGTGCCCCTAGACCCACCCAGGAGCCTCTTTG GTTCATGGCAGGATTACTACACGTGGCGGGGCCTTAGCCTGGACTCCCCCATGGCTGTGCTTCTCACCTACCCACTGACCGTGTACTATGTCATCACCCACCTGGTACCCCAGTCCT TCCCTGAGCTCAACATCCAGAATAAACAGTCCCTGAAGATCCACGTGGTGGAGGCTGGCAAGGAATTCGATCTTGTCATGGTGTTTTGG gAGCTCTTGGTCCTTCTCCCCCATGTGGCCCTGGAGCTACAGTTTGTGGGTGACAGCCTGCCACCTGAGAGTGACCAGCAGCATTTTACTTTGCAGAGG GATGGCCCTGAGGCGTCTGTGCGTCCTGGTTCTGGAGTATCAGCACGGCTCAGCTCTGGGACTAAGGAGAAGGGAGGTCGAAGGGATCTGCAAATCAGGGTGTCTACCAGGCCCTATCACCTGCTCCAGGGACCCAAGCCTGACCTGGTTATTG GATTTAACTCTGGCTTTGGTCTCAAGGACACATGGCTGAGTTCTCTACCCCGCTTACAG TCTCTCCGAGTGCCAGCTTTCTTCACTGAGAGCAGCGAGTACGGCTGTGTGATGGACGATCAGACCATGGCAGTGGCCACAGGAGGGGGCACCAGCTCGCCACAGCCCAACCCCTTCCGCTCCCCATTCCGCCTTAGAGCAGCTGACAACTGCATGCCGTG GTACTGCAACGCCTTCATCTTCCATTTGGTTTACAAGCCTCCCCAAGGCGGCACCGTCCGATCGGCTCCCGGCCCTGCTCCTCGACCCCCAACTCCGGCTGCTCCTCCTGTCCCGGCTCGAAGGCGCCgaggagaaaagaaagctgcACGCGGGTCCCGCCGGCGCAGATGA
- the Zmynd15 gene encoding zinc finger MYND domain-containing protein 15 isoform X1 yields MEFVSGYRDEFLDFAALLFGWFRKFVAERGTMGTSLEGRWRQLESQIRRLPQDPALWVLHVLPNRSVGISLGQGAEPGPGPGLGASRLLGDEPPLHLRDLSPYVSFVSLEDGEEGEEEEDEEHGEERPGTEKAEPQEGGEPAPPSKEFPQEAKPAPESGVTHQEASCDEGCREERPEDDRVSEKRRGRKNEAAPLHLSCLLLVTDEHGTILGIDLLMDGAQGSVGQSPRTENLAPRAYALLCHSMACPMGSGDPRKPRQLTVGDAHLHRELESLVPRLGVKLAKTPMRTWGPRPGFTFASLRARTCHVCHKHSFEVKLTPCPQCSAVLYCGEACLQADWRRCPDDVSHRFWCPRLAAFMERAGELASLPFTYTAEVTSETFNKEAFLASRGLTRGYWTQLSMLIPGPGVPTNPWGSTPSLSCLLNGDPYQLLQGDGPALMPPVPLDPPRSLFGSWQDYYTWRGLSLDSPMAVLLTYPLTVYYVITHLVPQSFPELNIQNKQSLKIHVVEAGKEFDLVMVFWELLVLLPHVALELQFVGDSLPPESDQQHFTLQRDGPEASVRPGSGVSARLSSGTKEKGGRRDLQIRVSTRPYHLLQGPKPDLVIGFNSGFGLKDTWLSSLPRLQSLRVPAFFTESSEYGCVMDDQTMAVATGGGTSSPQPNPFRSPFRLRAADNCMPWYCNAFIFHLVYKPPQGGTVRSAPGPAPRPPTPAAPPVPARRRRGEKKAARGSRRRR; encoded by the exons ATGGAGTTTGTGTCTGGATACCGAGATGAGTTCCTCGATTTCGCTGCTCTTCTCTTTGGCTGGTTCCGAAAGTTTGTAGCAGAGAGAGGGACCATGGGGACCAGCCTTGAGGGCCGATGGCGTCAACTGGAGTCTCAGATAAGGAGGCTGCCTCAGGACCCTGCCCTTTGGGTGCTCCACGTCTTACCAAACCGCAGTGTGGGCATCAGCCTGGGGCAAGGTGCAGAGCCTGGTCCTGGGCCAGGCCTAGGGGCTTCTCGGCTCCTGGGAGATGAGCCTCCGCTTCACCTGCGAGACCTGAGTCCTTATGTCAGTTTTGTCAGCctagaggatggggaggaaggggaggaggaggaagatgaggagcatggagaggagagaccaggcaCAGAAAAGGCAGAACCACAGGAGGGCGGGGAGCCAGCCCCTCCAAGCAAGGAATTCCCCCAAGAAGCAAAGCCTGCTCCCGAGTCAGGGGTGACCCATCAGGAGGCAAGTTGTGATGAAGGCTGCAGAGAGGAGCGACCAGAAGATGACAGGGTGtctgaaaagaggagaggacggaagaaTG AGGCTGCCCCCCTGCACCTCTCCTGCCTTTTGTTGGTGACAGATGAGCATGGCACCATCTTGGGCATTGATCTGCTAATGGATGGAGCCCAGGGAAGTGTAGGCCAGAGCCCAAGGACTGAGAATCTGGCTCCTCGGGCCTATGCTCTCCTTTGTCATAGCATGGCCTGCCCCATGGGCTCTGGAGACCCCCGCAAGCCCCGACAGCTTACTGTAGGAGATGCCCATCTGCATCG AGAGCTGGAGAGCCTGGTCCCAAGGCTGGGTGTGAAGTTAGCAAAAACCCCAATGCGAACATGGGGTCCTCGGCCAGGGTTTACTTTTGCCTCCCTTCGGGCTCGAACTTGCCATGTTTGTCACAAGCACAGCTTTGAAGTGAAGTTGACACCCTG CCCCCAGTGCAGTGCAGTCTTGTACTGTGGAGAGGCTTGTCTCCAGGCTGATTGGCGGCGATGCCCAGATGACGTGAGCCACCGATTTTGGTGCCCAAGGCTTGCAGCTTTCATGGAGCGGGCAGGAGAACTGGCAAGTTTGCCTTTCACCTATACTGCAG AGGTTACCAGTGAAACCTTTAACAAGGAAGCTTTCCTGGCCTCTCGAGGCCTCACTCGTGGCTATTGGACCCAGCTCAGCATGCTGATTCCAGGGCCGGGTGTCCCCACGAACCCCTGGGGCAGCACACCATCCCTCAGCTGCCTTCTCAATG GTGATCCTTACCAGCTTCTGCAGGGAGATGGGCCTGCCTTGATGCCTCCAGTGCCCCTAGACCCACCCAGGAGCCTCTTTG GTTCATGGCAGGATTACTACACGTGGCGGGGCCTTAGCCTGGACTCCCCCATGGCTGTGCTTCTCACCTACCCACTGACCGTGTACTATGTCATCACCCACCTGGTACCCCAGTCCT TCCCTGAGCTCAACATCCAGAATAAACAGTCCCTGAAGATCCACGTGGTGGAGGCTGGCAAGGAATTCGATCTTGTCATGGTGTTTTGG gAGCTCTTGGTCCTTCTCCCCCATGTGGCCCTGGAGCTACAGTTTGTGGGTGACAGCCTGCCACCTGAGAGTGACCAGCAGCATTTTACTTTGCAGAGG GATGGCCCTGAGGCGTCTGTGCGTCCTGGTTCTGGAGTATCAGCACGGCTCAGCTCTGGGACTAAGGAGAAGGGAGGTCGAAGGGATCTGCAAATCAGGGTGTCTACCAGGCCCTATCACCTGCTCCAGGGACCCAAGCCTGACCTGGTTATTG GATTTAACTCTGGCTTTGGTCTCAAGGACACATGGCTGAGTTCTCTACCCCGCTTACAG TCTCTCCGAGTGCCAGCTTTCTTCACTGAGAGCAGCGAGTACGGCTGTGTGATGGACGATCAGACCATGGCAGTGGCCACAGGAGGGGGCACCAGCTCGCCACAGCCCAACCCCTTCCGCTCCCCATTCCGCCTTAGAGCAGCTGACAACTGCATGCCGTG GTACTGCAACGCCTTCATCTTCCATTTGGTTTACAAGCCTCCCCAAGGCGGCACCGTCCGATCGGCTCCCGGCCCTGCTCCTCGACCCCCAACTCCGGCTGCTCCTCCTGTCCCGGCTCGAAGGCGCCgaggagaaaagaaagctgcACGCGGGTCCCGCCGGCGCAGATGA
- the Med11 gene encoding mediator of RNA polymerase II transcription subunit 11, with amino-acid sequence MATYSLANERLRALEDIEREIGAILQNAGTAILELSKEKTNERLLDRQAAAFTASVQHVEAELSAQIRYLTQVATGQPHEGSSYSSRKDCQMALKRVDYARLKISDVARTCEQMLEN; translated from the exons ATGGCTACCTATAGCCTGGCGAACGAGCGGCTGCGCGCCCTGGAAGACATCGAGCGCGAAATCGGCGCCATCCTCCAGAACGCAG GAACGGCGATCCTGGAACTGTCCAAGGAAAAAACTAACGAGCGGCTCCTCGACCGGCAGGCGGCAGCCTTCACCGCTTCTGTGCAGCACGTGGAGGCAGAGCTGTCGGCTCAGATCCGCTACCTCACTCAG GTGGCCACAGGGCAGCCGCATGAGGGCTccagctactcttccagaaaGGATTGTCAAATGGCTCTAAAGCGAGTAGATTACGCCCGCCTCAAGATTAGTGATGTGGCAAGAACCTGTGAACAGATGCTGGAGAACTAA
- the Cxcl16 gene encoding C-X-C motif chemokine 16 produces MRWGFGPLPLALFLFLLALLTQPGDGNQGSVSGSCFCDRRIPSGKPIPPGSLDHIRKYLKAFHRCPFFIRFQLQSQSVCGGSGDQWVRELVNCFEHKECGTDHEKSSHHQKHLPQASTQIPEATEGTLADTSTPAQIQSTQQSTLPSGALSLNKQLTHRWETTILPLGYGLEAGPEAKEKQQDDKQQKEPGAGTPALVPVLSLLAIVFFLMAAMVYMVCNKRVTPQSSAGLQLCYTPAEPRPQRLEQEWKLVGEVADRAAG; encoded by the exons ATGAGGTGGGGCTTTGGACCCTTGCCCCTTGCGCTCTTCCTTTTCTTGTTGGCGCTGCTGACCCAGCCAG GCGATGGCAACCAAGGCAGTGTCTCTGGAAGTTGTTTCTGTGATCGTAGAATTCCTTCTGGCAAGCCGATACCGCCTGGTAGTTTGGATCATATCCGAAAATACCTGAAAGCATTCCATCGCTGTCCATTCTTTATCAG GTTCCAGTTGCAGTCCCAGAGCGTGTGTGGGGGAAGCGGAGACCAGTGGGTCCGTGAACTAGTGAACTGCTTTGAGCATAAAG aGTGTGGAACTGATCATGAGAAGAGTTCCCACCACCAAAAACATTTGCCTCAAGCTAGTACCCAGATTCCTGAGGCCACAGAGGGGACGCTTGCAGACACGAGCACCCCTGCACAGATTCAGAGCACCCAGCAGTCCACTCTTCCATCGGGAGCGCTGTCCTTGAACAAACAGCTCACCCACCGCTGGGAAACAACCATTCTTCCTTTAGGCTATGGTCTGGAAGCTGGGCCTGAGGCTAAAGAGAAACAGCAAGATGACAAACAGCAAAAAGAACCAGGAGCAGGCACACCAGCCTTGGTACCCGTGCTGTCCCTCCTGGCCATTGTCTTCTTTCTCATGGCAGCCATGGTCTATATGGTGTGCAACAAGAGAGTGACACCGCAGAGCTCTGCAG gttTGCAGCTCTGTTATACACCTGCTGAACCAAGACCCCAGCGCCTGGAGCAAGAGTGGAAGCTTGTGGGAGAGGTGGCAGACAGGGCGGCAGGCTAG